DNA sequence from the Nodosilinea sp. FACHB-141 genome:
GTTGCAGCTGCTCTAGAGGCCAGAGCATGTCAGGTACTGCTGGTTTGGTAGCTGTCAGACTTGTGGCGTCGAAATCTGCTCCTAGGGCAATCATCTCGGTTTCGCTGACCAGCGCCAAAGGCCTTATCCAGCCGGTGGGGCGAAGTGCTAATACCTGAATGACTTCAGCATAAAGACGGGTTTGGCGGCACTCTAAAAATACGATTTGGCCTGTAACCAGAGTCATGAACGATCCAACAGGAAAACGAATGGGACAGTAGCGCCTGTCAACTGTCTCCTATGGTACCCATCGTATTGGTGCGATCGCTGGAATTTTTGAACAGGCTAAATGGTCTCATTCTCTCTTACTAGCCTAAATGTCAGACAATTGCTGAACTAAGTTATAGCCCTGAGCTGGGTAGGGCCGGGTTGAGATTTTTTCAAGACTACCTCTAGTGTCATGCTAAAACCATCGTGAAGTTTTATGATGGGAAAGTTGACCTGGGCAGGGATACTTTTGACAATCTCCGCCTTGGAGCTTCGCAAGGAGGTATTACTGTGTCAGTTGAAACCATCGAGCGGACTACGACATCTACAGTGCGCAAGCCGGCGCCCCGCTACCGAGTGTTGCTTCACAACGACGCCTTCAACTCAATGGAGCATGTGGTGGAGTCACTGCTAAAGGTGGTGCCCAGTTTGACGATGCCTCAGGCCGTTGACATCATGATGCAGGCCCACACCGCTGGGGTAGCCCTGGTGATTACCTGTGCCCTCGAACATGCTGAGTTTTACAGCGAGGGATTGTGCAAC
Encoded proteins:
- the clpS gene encoding ATP-dependent Clp protease adapter ClpS — protein: MSVETIERTTTSTVRKPAPRYRVLLHNDAFNSMEHVVESLLKVVPSLTMPQAVDIMMQAHTAGVALVITCALEHAEFYSEGLCNLGLTSTIEPDE